A region of the Arsenicicoccus dermatophilus genome:
CCTCGTCGACACCGAGCTCGGTGGCGGCCTCGATGGCCTGGTCGTCGCGGTCGCCCTTGGCCAGGGCCTGGATGAGGACGAAGCGGGGGTCGGGCGCCTCGGTGCGGCATACGGACGTGACGGACACCGTCAGCTCGCCGGAGCCGACCTGGTGCACCGTGCCCTGGACCTGCAGTCCGCTGCCGTCGGAGAGCAGCACATCCTCCCCCGGCTGCAGCCGCAGGGAGCCCGCGGCGTGGCGCCCCTCGGCGCCGTCGACCACCACCGAGCCGCCCGCCGTGATCCCGTCGAGGGAGCCCGGCGCGAGCAGGAAGAGCGGCGCGGTCATGTCAGCGGAAGGCGTCGCGGAGCTTGCCGAGCAGCCCCTTGTCCATGGAGGTGAGGTGGGCCTCGGGGGCCTCCTCGCCGCGCAGGCCGGCGAGCTCGCGCAGCAGCTCCTCCTGGCGGGCGTCCAGGCGGGTCGGGGTGAGGACGTTGAGGTGGACGACCAGGTCGCCGCGGCCGGTGCCGCGCAGGTGGGTGACGCCCAGGCCGTCCAGGGTCACCGTGTCGGCGGACTGGGTGCCGCGGCGCACCTCGACGTCCTGGGTGCCGTCGAAGGTGTCGAGGGCGATCGTGGCGCCGAGGGCGGCCGCGGTCATGGGGACGTCGAGGGTGCAGTGCAGGTCGTCGCCGTGGCGCTGGAAGGTCGGGTGCGGCGTCACCACGATCTCGACGTAGACGTCGCCGGGCAGGCCGCCGCCGGGGCCGACCTCGCCCTCGCCGCGCAGCTGGATGCGCGTGCCGGTGTCGACGCCGCCGGGCACCTTGATGGTGACCGTGCGGCGGGTGCGCACCCGGCCCTCGCCGGAGCACTCGAAGCAGGGGTGCGGCAGGACGGTCCCGAAGCCCTGGCAGACCCCGCACGGGCGGGTCGTCATGATCTGGCCGAGGAAGGAGCGCTGGACCTGCTGCACCTCGCCGCGTCCCTGGCAGGCCGAGCAGGTCTCGGAGGTGGTGCCGGGCTGGCAGCACTCCCCGTGGCAGGTGGTGCACTCCACCGCGGTGTCGAGGGTGAGCTCCTCGGTGTCGCCGAAGACCGCGGTCCGCAGGTCGATGTCGGCGCGGACCAGCGCGTCCTGGCCGCGGCGGGTGCGGCTGCGGGGCCCGCGGGAGCCGGGGGCTCCGGCCGCACCGGCGCCGAAGAACTGGTCCATGATGTC
Encoded here:
- the dnaJ gene encoding molecular chaperone DnaJ; the protein is MNDYYADLGVDRGASAEEIKKAYRRLARKLHPDVNPGPEAEEEFKKVSRAYDVLGDPDKKRAFDMGADPYAQAGSAGYGPGFTFSDIMDQFFGAGAAGAPGSRGPRSRTRRGQDALVRADIDLRTAVFGDTEELTLDTAVECTTCHGECCQPGTTSETCSACQGRGEVQQVQRSFLGQIMTTRPCGVCQGFGTVLPHPCFECSGEGRVRTRRTVTIKVPGGVDTGTRIQLRGEGEVGPGGGLPGDVYVEIVVTPHPTFQRHGDDLHCTLDVPMTAAALGATIALDTFDGTQDVEVRRGTQSADTVTLDGLGVTHLRGTGRGDLVVHLNVLTPTRLDARQEELLRELAGLRGEEAPEAHLTSMDKGLLGKLRDAFR